A window of Syngnathus typhle isolate RoL2023-S1 ecotype Sweden linkage group LG9, RoL_Styp_1.0, whole genome shotgun sequence genomic DNA:
GAATGTAATGTTGTTAAATGACCTCAGAGCTAACGCTAGATGTTGCTACGCTAAAGCGAATCAACCAAACGAACACACAACACTACGGTATATTGTTGCAATGGAAGCGAGAACAAACTTACGCTATTCTGAATAATGGCTTCTCTGTGCGAGCCATTATTTTGCTAAATATTTTCCTCCAAAGTAGCTGTGCGGTGCGTCTGAAGCGAACAAATAGACATAATGAGACGAACGATACGGAGACAGTGATAGGTAGAACCCAGTCAGGAAGCGCCATCACGTCTGAGCCAGGAAGAACGTGATGACATCATAGCTACGCGCCGTacgtaaaaataaaattaaaaatgtcttttactATTAATAAGTAATGCTAATAAACGCAATAAAAGACAATagtccaaatttaaaaaaaaaataggggtTGATGAGTTAAGTGTCTAATTTCCTTGCGTTTTGTTCCTCACACCCATCAAAATTAGATCAAATAAAAGTTATTGTGCTATGGCTGATACAGTAACAAAATTAACATTATTAAAATGATTCAGCACAGAAAAAACAATTCATATCTGCTAGCGGTCCAATGGTCTGATCCTTAGAGAATGTCAGGGCCATTttgttaacaaataataataattattattattattagataaATATTACAATAAGAGAATTTAACTTATAATTTGGCAGTAAAACAttacctcatttttttttctttaaaaaggaTTAGAATGTGCAACAGGAGTATCCGTCATATGACACAGTGTTGACTAGTGTAAGTTACAAAACACATATCCTATGACACTGAGGACCAAGGTGCACATTTAGGAAAGTGCAGAGCACAGGGGACAGAGCCGCTGAAACAAGTAAGAAACATCAAATTTATTACGCTTTATTCATCTTGTACACTGTGAACTAGTCCATCATGTAATATCTAAATACCATTGTATACCTTTCTCGATAGCACAATAATTGCACAATCGAGCCCCACTAATAAATGAATCAGCTTGTATATGAAACGAGGGTTCAAAACTGAGCAATCAAGCCATTCTCTCGTCTGTAAAATGTCCAAATCCTCTTACTTTACAAGGTGCAACCATGACATCTAAAGTGGATAATCCTCCAGCCTATGAAGATGCATTGCAAGATCCAAAGTACGAGCCCACCCCGCTGCAGCATGGTTCATCTGACGCGCCGCCTCCATCCGACAGTCCTGGCCCTGGCATGTACCCCGGCCCTCCCGGCTACTGGAGCCAGGCCGGCATGTGGGCAGCGCCTGGCCTCTCTCCATCTGGGATGCCCACCACAATACCCACTCTGTCTGCCAGCATAACTGCAACCAACCCAAGTCAGGAGCAAATGTGACGCATGACCTCCTATTTGTGCGCACTATACATGCTGTCTCATCCTAATTTGCAGGAGAAATGGAGGGCTTTCTAAGCACGCAGTGGGACAGTACATCTGTTCGACACGCTTTTATCAGAAAGGTAGGGCTGCTCATCATGCGTTTCATCTTATTGGATCTAAAATGTGTGCTTGTTTGGCAGGTGTATTTAATTTTAGCAGCTCAGCTCACCGTCACCTTTTCAGTTGTGGCCGTCTTTACATTTGTGTAAGCGCGGACACAATATCAAACCTCTGATGTCTCGTCTACTTTCTGAGTGATCTCTCTATTTGCACATCTTCAGGGAGCCAGTCAAGATGTTTGTTATCAGGTATCCTGGAATCTACTGGGCATCTTTGTGAGTTACAAAATGATTTTGTTAAAAATTGTAATTGCAGCCATTCAACTGGATGGAGTTTAGTTGTTCTTATgcaacttgaatgttttgtcttttttttagagTGGTTTACTTTATCGTTTACTGCATTCTCATATGCTGCAAAGAGCCAAGGTACCTTTAAAAGCTACGATTATGAGTTCGTTGCATGCATGGATTGATTACAATGTGTGTCTAGGAGGCGCTTTCCATGGAATCTGGTGTTGTTGGGAGTTTTTGTGAGTACTTGATTATACATCAGAAGCCATGTTTGATTTAGCAGAGCCTTAAGCAGCATGTCAAATTTTAAAAAGCAGTGACTTCTATTTGTATGATTTGTCTTCTGCAGACTGTTGCCCTATCTTATATGTCTGGAACAATTTCAAGGTTTGTTTATCCCCCTTTTATTTTACACACACCACACGGTCatcatgatgtttttttttttgttttaaacaccCAATGTATCTTTTTTCCAGCTATTACGAAACCAAAGCAGTCTTACTAGCCATGGGAATAACGGCCTTAGTTTGCGTAACTGTCACAGTCTTCTGCTTTCAAACCAAGGTAGGTGCAAGTCAAAAgaatgtctgtgtctgtgtgaggCTCAGCAGCCTGTGGCTTGTCACACAAAGTCTTTGTTGTCGGTGTAAAAGAACGCCTTTGTCTCGCATTACAACTGTGAACCGTGTTCCTTTTAAGTATTAATAAGATTTTTGGGAGAAGATGTGAATCCATCTTTCGGTCTGATGCAAGGGAGATGAAAAAACGTCACATCTTTGCTATATTCGAAAGATTGGTGCCTCATTATAATAGGAATTTGAATGCACCTTCCAGACATTCACTTTTATGCGAAATGTTTCTCATCATAGGTTGACTTCACTTCCTGCGGCGGATTTCTCTGCATTGCCGCCATTCTGCTCGTCATCCTCGGTATGGTGACATCCATCGTGCTCGCCTTCCACTACGTAAGGGCCTCTTTTATGAAGGATTCTGTCTACTCATGTTTCTCGGAGAAGAAAGTGTATCCATGCGACTAATTTACCATTCCGAGGCCTTTATTTGTGTCACTGAACAGGTGCCTTGGCTTCATATGCTCTATGCTGCCATTGGAGCAATCGTTTACACCTTGGTGAGCTTCAAAATTCCCTCTATGGACTGTTAAAGTCCCCGAAAAGTGAAAAGTAATGTTCTCAGGGCAACATTGCTTTATTTAGGGTGCCTAAACTCTCTCGTTTTCTGTTAGTTTTTAGTATACAACACGCAGCTTCTCATCGGAAACCGGGAGTTGGCGATAAGCCCGGAGGAGTACGTTTACGGAGCGCTGTCACTCTACATTGACATTGTTCATATCTTCCTCTTCATCCTTCAAATCAGTGGTTCGGCCACTGACTGAGAGCTTCAGAAGAGCTCAACGCGTCCCTTGGGAGTTTGGACTAACGTTATCCTGTGTTAACTACCTATTGTAAAATATGTTCCATAGTCAGATGTAAAACATCTTAAAGTTGTCCTTGCTGTTTTGCCGCCAACACTTGAGCACTTTGGATTTTTCTTGTCATATATTTAAGAGGGTCAGCTGACATTTTGTTGGAGGAACCGTTTAGTATGTTTGCTGAACAAATGAACACAAAGGCTGTTTTatgttttgaaattatttttacgaTCCatggtttgttcttttgatttaaaaaaacccATCTAGTTACAGACATATTGTAGGAGACCATGATGGTTAGTTGGAGGTAGTGAGACAGTAACTACAGGTAGTGCATCTTATCAACCTAACTTGAGTGCACGCCTCCTGTTGCTCAACTGTTGCTTGTTGTTAAGACATCTCATCACAACAATCAATAAAGTTTCCTACTGTTGCACTGACTCCAATAATCTGCCTTAGTAGAAATAAATCCCAGTAGCGTGTTAGTGTCTAAGAGTGGCACTAACCCGCGAAATCAGTATTGTGAATTAGTAGTTTCCCCGTCACTGTTATGACGATGTCCGCCTTTGACAGTTTCAAGGCGTCAGGCGTTTGGGGTCACGGGGGAACATGGAGGTCTGGCGCACATTGTGGAGCCCGAGGTACAACATGCAGACTCTCTCCAGGCCTACAAGGGATGACAGTAAAGTTACATCAATATCTTTTGATCAATAAAATAGGGGTGGAAAAGGTATAGCAACAGACAGCAGAttggtttaaaaataacaacaaaaccaTATGCAGAACAAAACTGTAATGTATAATGACTGTTAGAGAGCATCAAAGTATCAAAACTTTTGTTTTGTATCTCAAATAAGAACAGTGTTTCTTACCAATGCCTCCACCGCCATGTGGGGGGGCGCCATAGCGGAAGGAATCAATGTACGCCTTGATCTTCTCCAGATCTGTGACATAGAACAGAAGGCACGCGTTTCTATATTTCACCCACATTCACAAAGCACTGCTTCTGTGATTAGCACTGCTTCTGTGATTAACATTCAATtctttgtggatttttttatttgtccccTGCAGAGGGAGACAA
This region includes:
- the LOC133159823 gene encoding protein lifeguard 3-like, whose product is MTSKVDNPPAYEDALQDPKYEPTPLQHGSSDAPPPSDSPGPGMYPGPPGYWSQAGMWAAPGLSPSGMPTTIPTLSASITATNPREMEGFLSTQWDSTSVRHAFIRKVYLILAAQLTVTFSVVAVFTFVEPVKMFVIRYPGIYWASLVVYFIVYCILICCKEPRRRFPWNLVLLGVFTVALSYMSGTISSYYETKAVLLAMGITALVCVTVTVFCFQTKVDFTSCGGFLCIAAILLVILGMVTSIVLAFHYVPWLHMLYAAIGAIVYTLFLVYNTQLLIGNRELAISPEEYVYGALSLYIDIVHIFLFILQISGSATD